Proteins from a single region of Haloarchaeobius litoreus:
- a CDS encoding ABC transporter ATP-binding protein: MSRTTPVRYLLHRFARRRSRQFVGGTLLILLALAFQRVPALVIGVALDSLLLKSQAFGLPLVPDGLVPDETGGQAALVVALLAVAVVGESLCRWYGTLVYERANLETLHDIRTTAFETATGLPLSAHRDTDHDRLSVLNDDVDNLEDLFDGGRAAVVYGGELLTAFAFMLLLNWNLALLMAVLPVVVAITARYYAGLLEPRYDAVRSNVGRLNARLRDAIEGIRSVKSLVRERHEADRLGDASDAYKRSAWSALKLRAIYNRVSWLLAVAGVWFLFGVGSYWIIVGTPAAFTQSLTAGTLLTFIMYTFSLMDPTRKLAVEVLDKVESGQASSRRVVPLLRHDAVEIRDGQTPPLSVTDGVVEYDDVSFAYDERDDDDLTLEHVSLTADSGDFIGIVGHSGAGKSTLVKLLLRFSEPDAGEIRIDGRPIDEHSVGSLREHVGYVGQDPFLFPGTVHENVAYADPDASRETVVAAAKRASAHEFVTDLPDGYDTAVGERGTTLSGGQRQRLAIARALLTEPEVLVFDEATSHVDTETEAEIQRTLRAVASDRTVFAVAHRLSTVRQADRIVVLEDGRITERGTHDELVARDGTYASLWAVQTGAVASGTADPTPAPGTEVQR; this comes from the coding sequence ATGTCGCGCACGACCCCCGTCCGCTATCTGTTGCACCGGTTCGCACGACGCCGCAGTCGCCAGTTCGTCGGCGGCACCCTGCTGATACTGCTCGCGCTCGCCTTCCAGCGCGTCCCCGCACTCGTCATCGGCGTCGCACTGGACTCGCTGCTCCTCAAGAGCCAGGCGTTCGGCCTGCCACTCGTCCCCGACGGGCTGGTTCCGGACGAGACGGGCGGACAGGCCGCGCTCGTGGTGGCACTGCTCGCCGTCGCCGTCGTCGGGGAGAGCCTCTGCCGCTGGTACGGCACGCTCGTCTACGAGCGCGCCAACCTCGAGACGCTCCACGACATCCGGACGACTGCCTTCGAGACGGCGACGGGCCTCCCGCTGTCGGCACATCGGGACACGGACCACGACCGCCTGAGCGTCCTCAACGACGACGTCGACAACCTCGAGGACCTGTTCGACGGCGGCCGCGCCGCGGTCGTCTACGGCGGCGAGCTCCTCACCGCGTTCGCGTTCATGCTCCTGCTGAACTGGAACCTCGCGCTCCTCATGGCCGTGCTCCCGGTCGTCGTCGCCATCACGGCTCGGTACTACGCCGGGCTGCTCGAACCGCGGTACGACGCTGTGCGCTCGAACGTCGGGCGGCTCAACGCGCGACTCCGCGACGCCATCGAGGGCATCCGGAGCGTGAAGTCGCTCGTCCGCGAGCGACACGAGGCCGACCGGCTCGGCGACGCCTCGGACGCCTACAAGCGCTCGGCCTGGTCGGCGCTCAAGCTCCGCGCCATCTACAACCGTGTCTCCTGGCTGCTCGCGGTCGCTGGCGTCTGGTTCCTCTTCGGCGTCGGGAGCTACTGGATCATCGTCGGGACGCCCGCCGCCTTCACGCAGTCGTTGACCGCCGGGACCCTGCTGACGTTCATCATGTACACCTTCTCGCTGATGGACCCGACCCGCAAGCTCGCCGTCGAGGTCCTCGACAAGGTCGAGAGCGGACAGGCGTCCAGCCGGCGGGTGGTGCCGCTCCTGCGCCACGACGCCGTCGAGATTCGCGACGGGCAGACACCACCGCTGTCGGTCACCGACGGTGTGGTCGAGTACGACGACGTCTCTTTCGCATACGACGAACGCGACGACGACGACCTCACCCTCGAACACGTCTCGCTGACGGCGGACTCCGGCGACTTCATCGGTATCGTGGGTCACAGCGGTGCCGGCAAATCCACCCTCGTGAAGCTCCTGTTGCGCTTCTCCGAGCCCGATGCAGGTGAGATTCGAATCGACGGACGGCCGATCGACGAGCACTCGGTCGGGAGCCTCCGCGAGCACGTCGGCTACGTCGGCCAGGACCCGTTCCTCTTCCCGGGGACGGTCCACGAGAACGTCGCCTACGCCGACCCGGACGCCTCGCGAGAGACCGTCGTCGCGGCCGCGAAGCGGGCCAGCGCACACGAGTTCGTCACCGACCTCCCCGACGGCTACGACACCGCGGTCGGCGAGCGCGGCACCACGCTCTCCGGCGGGCAGCGCCAGCGCCTCGCCATCGCCCGGGCGCTCCTGACGGAGCCCGAGGTACTGGTGTTCGACGAGGCGACGAGCCACGTCGACACCGAGACCGAGGCCGAGATCCAGCGCACGCTCCGTGCGGTCGCCAGTGACCGGACGGTGTTCGCCGTCGCCCACCGGCTGTCGACGGTCCGGCAGGCAGACCGCATCGTCGTCCTCGAGGACGGCCGCATCACGGAGCGCGGCACGCACGACGAGCTCGTCGCACGGGACGGCACCTACGCCTCGCTCTGGGCCGTCCAGACCGGTGCCGTCGCCTCGGGGACAGCGGACCCGACACCGGCACCCGGAACGGAGGTGCAGCGATGA